The Setaria viridis chromosome 6, Setaria_viridis_v4.0, whole genome shotgun sequence genome contains a region encoding:
- the LOC117862049 gene encoding uncharacterized protein: MAEQERRRFANLRSVRWRVDLGILPASPEASVDELRRATADSRRRYVSLRRRLMVDPHLPKEEDRSSNLVVDNPLSQNPDSSWGRFFRGAELEKTVDQDLSRLYPEDGSYFQTPTCQAMLRRILLMWCLQHPECGYRQGMHELLAPLVYVLQVDIDKLSQVRKLHEDCFNDDFDGVPFPDTDMVFSYKPRKDSKWHSGADNGNDSERASKVNSLDELDMDTKEIILLSDAYGAEGELGVVLSERFMEHDAYSIFDGLMDGGSGVVRMAEFFSASKVGSSSSLPPVIEASSSLFHLLSIVEPSLHSHFIELDVEPQYFALRWLRVLFGREFCLNDLLVVWDEVFACSNDMLLRENEEYSFKILCSSRGAFITAMAVSMILHLRSSLLATEINTSCLQRLLNFPNNVDVHKLIEKAKSLQSIAIDANTPSPSFLSKDSHDYDRVYSNLATSTPPRTPLHPLPESYWEEQWRNLHNDGTAPKEIEKVQSYKRSLKKSLSQRLGLSRTESDPSPVIISAKNSVRRCLLNSYDDVVRAGEVAGKIEQDEFPISIHKERERPSRLKLRAASENLTLSSSVETANPLVDSPVKPTDESSTKGIEACSTGENSPVFYAASAGTEQDNCHNNDSERSSITSNSCAGDDDRDEVLQDESSSSIYEDQIVSEVAASEKDADPVGPSEKTAVSNERKPFINKLQWFLRFGRPSGEGNVEKSTGEVSDDKHAVVPPSTSPPDVSSDSSRGGINLASGDKKVMGTLKNIGQNMLENIQVIESAFQQDRGQPSAMENFSNNILGGKGQVTAMAALTELRKISNLLREM; encoded by the exons ATGGCGGAGCAGGAGAGACGGCGGTTCGCGAATCTGCGAAGCGTCCGGTGGCGGGTCGATCTTGGCATCCTGCCGGCGTCGCCGGAGGCGTCCGTCGATGAGctccgccgcgccaccgccgatTCGCGGAGGAG aTATGTTAGTTTGAGGCGCCGTCTTATGGTAGACCCACATCTTCCAAAGGAGGAGGACAGATCATCCAACCTCGTCGTTGACAACCCGCTCTCTCAGAACCCAG ATAGCAGCTGGGGCCGTTTTTTTAGAGGCGCTGAGTTGGAGAAGACTGTTGATCAAGACTTATCTCGATTATATCCAGAAGATGGTAGTTACTTTCAAACACCTACTTGCCAGGCCATGCTAAGAAGAATACTGTTAATGTGGTGCCTTCAACACCCGGAGTGTGGATACCGCCAAG GAATGCATGAACTACTAGCTCCTCTAGTCTATGTTCTTCAAGTTGACATTGATAAATTGTCTCAAGTAAGGAAGCTCCATGAGGATTGTTTTAATGATGATTTTGATGGGGTGCCTTTCCCAGATACCGATATGGTTTTCAGTTATAAACCTAGAAAGGACTCGAAATGGCATTCTGGAGCTGACAATGGCAATGATTCTGAAAGAGCTTCCAAAGTTAACAGTCTTGATGAGCTTGACATGGATACAAAAGAAATAATTTTACTTAGTGATGCGTATGGAGCTGAAGGTGAACTAGGTGTTGTATTGTCTGAAAGGTTCATGGAACATGATGCCTATTCGATATTTGATGGTTTGATGGATGGAGGTAGCGGAGTGGTTCGCATGGCAGAGTTTTTCTCTGCATCCAAGGTTGGATCTAGCTCAAGTCTACCACCTGTTATTGAAGCCTCATCATCTTTGTTTCATCTGTTGTCCATTGTTGAGCCATCTCTTCATAGCCATTTCATTGAGCTGGATGTGGAACCACAATATTTCGCCCTTCGTTGGCTGCGGGTCTTGTTTGGCCGAGAATTCTGCCTCAACGATCTTTTAGTTGTATGGGATGAAGTTTTTGCTTGTTCCAATGATATGCTGCTTAGAGAAAATGAAGAATACAGTTTCAAGATCTTGTGCTCATCTAGAGGGGCATTCATCACAGCCATGGCAGTCTCTATGATTCTTCACCTTAGATCATCTTTGTTGGCTACCGAAATAAATACGTCTTGTCTTCAGAGATTATTGAACTTTCCAAACAATGTTGATGTGCATAAGCTAATTGAGAAAGCCAAATCTCTACAGTCTATTGCTATCGATGCAAACACGCCATCCCCATCTTTCCTATCAAAGGACAGCCACGATTATGACAGGGTTTACAGTAATCTTGCTACTTCAACTCCTCCAAGGACCCCATTGCATCCCTTACCTGAGAGTTACTGGGAAGAGCAGTGGAGAAACCTGCATAATGATGGAACAGCTCCCAAGGAGATTGAAAAGGTCCAATCTTATAAGAGATCACTAAAGAAATCGTTGAGTCAAAGGCTTGGTTTATCAAGGACAGAATCAGATCCTTCTCCAGTTATTATTAGTGCCAAGAATTCAGTGAGACGTTGTCTTCTAAATTCTTATGATGACGTAGTACGGGCAGGTGAAGTCGCTGGGAAAATTGAGCAGGATGAATTCCCTATCTCAATTCACAAGGAGCGTGAAAGGCCCTCGCGGCTAAAGTTAAGGGCAGCTAGTGAGAATTTAACACTAAGCTCAAGTGTGGAAACAGCCAATCCACTTGTAGATTCTCCAGTGAAACCTACTGATGAGAGTTCAACAAAAGGAATAGAAGCTTGTTCCACGGGTGAGAATTCTCCAGTTTTCTATGCAGCTAGTGCTGGTACTGAACAAGACAATTGCCACAACAACGATTCTGAGAGGAGTAGCATCACTTCAAACTCGTGCGCTGGTGATGATGATAGAGATGAAGTTTTGCAAGATGAGTCATCCAGCAGTATATATGAGGACCAAATTGTCTCAGAAGTAGCGGCATCTGAAAAAGATGCAGATCCAGTTGGACCCTCTGAGAAAACTGCGGTATCTAATGAAAGAAAGCCATTTATTAATAAGCTACAATGGTTCTTGAGATTTGGCAGACCTTCAGGTGAAGGCAATGTGGAGAAGAGTACTGGTGAGGTATCAGATGATAAACATGCTGTTGTTCCTCCCAGCACTTCCCCTCCTGATGTTAGTTCAGATAGCTCCCGTGGTGGCATAAATTTGGCTTCTGGTGATAAGAAGGTCATGGGCACACTCAAGAATATTGGACAGAACATGCTTGAAAATATCCAG GTGATCGAGTCAGCATTCCAGCAAGACCGTGGCCAGCCAAGTGCCATGGAGAACTTCTCGAACAACATCCTGGGAGGCAAAGGCCAGGTTACCGCGATGGCTGCTCTGACCGAGCTCCGCAAGATCAGCAACCTGCTCCGCGAGATGTGA
- the LOC117861946 gene encoding pentatricopeptide repeat-containing protein DOT4, chloroplastic, with the protein MATPPLASISSHHRAPPPWPPPKNTTNPRMKIRCGVLAPPVGQVLEAAAASPSPMRSKNRSNRVPSSDVNLQIQRLCGAGDLTEAVRLLGSDGVDVRSYCAVIQLCGEERSLEAGRRAHAVVRASCGGAGGIGSVLGKRLVLMYLKCSDLGSARRVFDEMPPQVADVRVWTSLMSAYAKAGDFQEGVLLFRQMHCCGVSLDAHAISCVLKCIASLGSIMDGEVVRGLLEKLGLGEECAVTNALIAVYTRCGRMEDAMQVFNSMHSRDAISWNSMISGCFSNGWHGRAVDLFSKMWSEGVEISSVTMVSVLPACAELGYELVGKVVHGYSVKAGLLWELESLERGIDEVLGSKLVFMYVKCGDMASARTVFDVMSSKSNVHVWNLLMGGYAKAGEFQESLLLFEQMHDLGITPDEHTISCLLKCITSLFRVRDGLMAHGYLIKLGFGAQCAVCNALISFYAKSNRIEDALEVFDGMPHQDIISWNSIISGCTSNGLNNEAIELFLTMWIQGQELDSATLLSVLPACSQSCYWFLGRGLHGYSVKTGLVGEISLANALLDMYSNCSDWHSTNQIFESMDQKNVVSWTAMITSYTRAGLFDKVGGLLQEMVLDGIRPDVFAVTSALHAFASDESLKQGKSVHGYAIRNGIEKLLPVANALMEMYVRCGNTEEARLIFDRVTNRDIISWNTLIGGYSRNNLANESFSLFIDMLLQFKPNAVTMTCILPAAASLSSLERGREIHAYALRRGYLEDNYTSNALVDMYVKCGALMVARLLFDRLTKKNLISWTIMIAGYGMHGHGKDAIALFEQMRGSGVEPDSASFSAILYACCHSGLRNEGWRFFNAMRNEHKIEPKLKHYACIVDLLSHTGNLKEAFEFIESMPIEPDSSIWVSLLHGCRIHRDVKLAEKVADRVFKLEPENTGYYVLLSNIYAEAERWEAVKKLKNKFGGRGLRENTGCSWIEVRGKVYVFVPNNRNHPQGNRIAEFLDDVARRMREEGHDPKKNYALMGANNAVHDEALCGHSSKLAIAFGVLNLSEGRPVRVTKNSRVCSHCHESAKFISKMCNREIILRDSSRFHHFEEGRCSCRGYC; encoded by the coding sequence ATGGCAACGCCTCCCCTCGCCTCCATTTccagccaccaccgcgcccCACCACCATGGCCACCTCCCAAGAACACCACCAACCCACGAATGAAAATTCGGTGTGGCGTGCTCGCGCCACCGGTGGGTCAAGTCCTGGAGGCGGCCGCCGCTTCTCCAAGTCCAATGAGGTCCAAGAACCGGTCCAATCGGGTCCCGAGCTCCGACGTGAACCTGCAAATTCAGCGACTCTGTGGGGCGGGCGACCTCACTGAGGCTGTGAGGCTGCTGGGCTCCGACGGCGTTGATGTGCGGAGCTACTGCGCGGTCATTCAGCTCTGCGGAGAAGAGAGGTCGCTGGAGGCTGGGAGGAGAGCGCATGCCGTGGTACGCGCATCCTGTGGTGGAGCCGGTGGAATTGGGAGCGTCCTTGGGAAGAGGTTAGTTCTTATGTACCTGAAATGCAGCGACCTGGGCAGTGCAAGAAGGGTGTTTGATGAAATGCCTCCTCAAGTCGCTGATGTCCGTGTCTGGACTTCGCTGATGAGTGCGTACGCGAAGGCGGGTGATTTTCAAGAAGGCGTTTTGTTGTTTAGGCAGATGCACTGCTGTGGGGTTAGTCTGGATGCGCACGCCATTTCCTGTGTTCTGAAGTGCATTGCCAGTTTGGGCAGCATCATGGACGGCGAGGTGGTTCGTGGGTTACTTGAGAAGTTGGGTCTTGGGGAAGAATGTGCAGTTACTAATGCTCTGATAGCCGTGTACACAAGGTGTGGCCGGATGGAGGATGCAATGCAGGTATTCAACAGCATGCATTCCCGGGATGCCATCTCTTGGAATTCAATGATTAGTGGTTGCTTTTCAAATGGATGGCATGGAAGGGCTGTTGATCTTTTCAGCAAAATGTGGTCTGAAGGTGTGGAGATCAGTTCAGTGACAATGGTCAGTGTTTTGCCTGCTTGTGCGGAATTGGGTTATGAGCTTGTTGGAAAAGTCGTGCATGGTTACTCTGTGAAAGCTGGATTACTCTGGGAGCTTGAATCTTTGGAGAGAGGAATAGATGAAGTTCTTGGATCCAAACTGGTATTCATGTATGTGAAATGTGGTGACATGGCCTCTGCAAGAACGGTATTTGATGTAATGTCATCAAAAAGTAACGTGCATGTATGGAATCTGCTAATGGGTGGCTATGCAAAGGCTGGTGAATTTCAAGAAAGCCTCTTACTTTTTGAGCAAATGCATGATCTTGGCATTACCCCGGATGAACACACCATTTCATGCCTTCTGAAGTGTATAACTAGTTTGTTTCGCGTCAGAGATGGCTTGATGGCTCATGGGTATCTCATAAAGTTGGGTTTTGGGGCACAGTGTGCAGTTTGCAACGCACTGATATCCTTCTATGCAAAATCAAACAGGATTGAGGATGCACTCGAGGTGTTTGACGGAATGCCTCATCAGGATATCATTTCCTGGAATTCTATAATTAGCGGATGTACTTCCAATGGATTGAATAACGAAGCTATTGAGCTGTTCTTAACAATGTGGATACAAGGACAGGAGCTGGACTCAGCTACATTGCTAAGTGTTCTGCCGGCTTGTTCTCAGTCATGCTATTGGTTTTTAGGGAGGGGGCTTCATGGTTACTCAGTGAAAACTGGATTGGTTGGGGAGATATCTCTTGCTAATGCTCTTCTTGATATGTACTCAAATTGCTCAGATTGGCATAGCACAAATCAGATATTTGAAAGCATGGATCAGAAAAACGTGGTGTCATGGACAGCAATGATCACGAGTTATACCAGGGCTGGGCTGTTTGACAAAGTGGGTGGGTTACTTCAAGAGATGGTATTAGATGGTATCAGACCGGACGTCTTTGCAGTCACCAGTGCCCTTCATGCATTTGCTAGTGATGAATCTTTGAAACAAGGAAAATCTGTCCATGGATATGCCATCAGAAATGGAATAGAGAAACTTCTTCCTGTTGCCAATGCACTTATGGAAATGTATGTGAGATGTGGGAATACGGAAGAAGCACGGTTGATTTTTGATCGTGTGACGAACAGGGACATAATCTCATGGAATACACTGATAGGAGGTTACTCAAGAAATAATCTTGCCAATGAATCCTTCAGTTTGTTCATTGACATGTTGCTCCAATTCAAACCTAATGCAGTGACCATGACCTGCATCCTTCCGGCTGCCGCAAGCCTTTCGTCCTTGGAGCGAGGTAGGGAGATACATGCTTATGCACTACGAAGAGGATATCTGGAAGacaattatacatccaatgctCTGGTGGACATGTATGTTAAGTGTGGTGCATTAATGGTAGCTCGACTTTTGTTTGACCGGTTGACTAAGAAGAACCTCATATCATGGACCATCATGATAGCTGGATATGGCATGCATGGTCATGGGAAAGATGCTATTGCTCTCTTTGAACAGATGAGAGGCAGTGGTGTTGAGCCAGATTCAGCTTCTTTCAGTGCCATATTGTATGCTTGCTGCCATTCAGGTCTTAGAAATGAGGGATGGAGATTCTTCAATGCTATGCGAAATGAACACAAAATAGAGCCCAAACTGAAGCACTACGCCTGCATCGTTGACCTGCTTAGCCATACTGGAAATCTGAAAGAGGCTTTTGAGTTCATCGAGTCAATGCCAATTGAACCTGACTCAAGCATCTGGGTCTCATTGCTGCACGGATGTAGAATTCACAGGGATGTCAAGCTTGCAGAGAAAGTAGCAGACAGGGTCTTCAAGCTGGAACCTGAGAACACAGGGTACTATGTCCTTCTTTCCAACATCTATGCCGAGGCTGAGAGATGGGAGGCTGTCAAGAAGCTGAAGAACAAGTTTGGTGGTCGGGGGCTACGCGAGAACACTGGCTGCAGTTGGATTGAGGTCAGGGGCAAGGTTTATGTCTTCGTCCCGAACAACCGGAATCACCCACAAGGGAACAGAATTGCAGAATTCCTGGATGATGTTGCCAGAAGGATGCGGGAAGAAGGCCATGATCCTAAGAAAAACTATGCTCTGATGGGTGCGAACAATGCGGTGCACGACGAGGCACTTTGTGGGCACAGCTCCAAGCTCGCCATCGCATTCGGCGTGCTCAATTTGTCGGAAGGGCGGCCAGTCCGCGTGACAAAGAACTCAAGGGTTTGTAGCCACTGCCATGAGTCTGCCAAATTCATATCCAAGATGTGTAATAGAGAGATCATCCTGAGAGATTCAAGCAGGTTCCATCATTTTGAAGAAGGCAGGTGTTCCTGTAGAGGGTACTGCTGA
- the LOC117861110 gene encoding small ribosomal subunit protein bS16m/bS16c: MVVRIRLARFGCRNRPFYRLMAADSRYPRDGKHLEVLGYYNPLPGKDGGKRMGLKFDRVKYWLSVGAQPSDPVERMLFRAGILPPPPMLAMAHKGGPRDRRPIDPMTGCPLDIEGLTIVDDPNTLDGENGASVEETA; this comes from the exons ATGGTGGTGCGGATCCGGCTGGCCCGGTTCGGATGCCGGAACAGGCCCTTCTACCGGCTGATGGCCGCCGACAGCCGCTACCCGCGTGACGGCAAGCACCTCGAGGTCCTCGGATACTACAACCCGCTCCCCG GGAAGGATGGTGGCAAGAGGATGGGGTTAAAATTTGACCGGGTGAA GTATTGGTTGTCCGTTGGGGCACAGCCTTCAGATCCTGTGGAGCGCATGCTATTTCGTGCAGGAAttcttcctccacctccaatGCTAGCTATGGCACACAAGGGCGGGCCTCGGGACAGACGTCCTATTGATCCTATGACTGGATGCCCTTTGGACATTGAAGGCCTCACAATTGTTGATGATCCTAATACTCTGGATGGTGAAAATGGAGCATCGGTTGAGGAGACGGCTTGA
- the LOC117861108 gene encoding pathogenesis-related thaumatin-like protein 3.5, giving the protein METPRSCSSSSCLLIVVLALAHWCSIATASCSFTVSNYCSQPIWPGTLAGAGTPQLPTTGFRLDPGQTVQVPAPTGWSGRLWARTGCAFDAGGNGTCQTGDCGGRLECAGTGATPPATLFEVTLGKAAGDLDYYDVSLVDGYNLPVVAVPRPRQGAGGCNATGCTADLNRSCPRELQVDRGGGTVACRSACEAFGQDQYCCSGAYATPTTCRPTAYSSAFKSACPRAYSYAYDDGSSTFTCGSAADYTIAFCLPPSGLQSPGAVPLGSPPPAYGQSTSGGTSGAAGSTPPPATGNNGVGSISPPPPTTDNNGVGSTNPPPDNNGVGSTNQPPASTDNNGFGSTDQPSPAATYGAGSTNQPPWMMLSSASMLHEQLWLVLPAVLLFLLWSFSP; this is encoded by the exons ATGGAAACGCCAAGAAGTTGCAGTTCATCATCATGCTTGCTGATTGTCGTGCTAGCACTAGCCCATTGGTGCAGCATCGCAACGGCGAGCTGCAGCTTCACCGTATCCAACTACTGCTCCCAGCCCATCTGGCCGGGGACGCTCGCCGGCGCGGGCACGCCGCAGCTGCCCACGACGGGGTTCAGGCTCGACCCGGGGCAGACCGTGCAGGTCCCGGCGCCGACGGGGTGGTCCGGCCGGTTATGGGCGCGCACGGGCTGCGCGTTCGACGCCGGCGGCAATGGCACGTGCCAGACCGGCGACTGCGGCGGGCGCTTGGAGTGCGCGGGCACCGGCGCCACGCCACCGGCGACGCTGTTCGAGGTCACGCTGGGgaaggccgccggcgacctGGACTACTACGACGTGAGCCTCGTCGACGGGTACAACCtgcccgtcgtcgccgtcccgcggccgcggcagggcgccggcggctgcaACGCCACCGGCTGCACGGCCGACCTCAACCGCT CGTGCCCCAGGGAGCTGCAGgtggaccgcggcggcggcacggtggcgtgccggagcgcGTGCGAGGCGTTCGGGCAGGACCAGTACTGCTGCAGCGGCGCGTACGCGACGCCGACGACGTGCCGGCCGACGGCGTACTCGTCCGCCTTCAAGTCGGCGTGCCCGCGCGCGTACAGCTACGCCTACGACGACGGCTCCAGCACCTTCACCTGCGGCAGCGCCGCCGACTACACCATCGCCttctgcctccctccctccgg GTTGCAGAGTCCCGGAGCCGTACCCCtcggatcgccgccgccggcctatGGACAGAGCACTAGTGGCGGCACCAGCGGCGCCGCTGGCAGCACGCCCCCTCCTGCTACAGGCAACAATGGCGTCGGGAGCATCAGCCCACCGCCTCCTACTACTGACAACAATGGCGTCGGGAGCACCAACCCACCGCCTGACAACAATGGCGTCGGAAGCACAAACCAGCCGCCTGCTAGTACTGACAACAATGGCTTCGGAAGCACCGATCAGCCGTCTCCGGCCGCCACCTACGGCGCTGGAAGCACCAATCAGCCGCCGTGGATGATGCTGTCGTCAGCGAGCATGCTGCACGAGCAGCTGTGGCTTGTCTTGCCTGCAGTGCTCTTGTTCCTCCTCTGGTCGTTCTCACCATGA